From the Babylonia areolata isolate BAREFJ2019XMU chromosome 15, ASM4173473v1, whole genome shotgun sequence genome, one window contains:
- the LOC143290528 gene encoding gamma-glutamylaminecyclotransferase-like isoform X2 yields the protein MLIRAPAFSSPFWTIMCNKQTAQELRQIILHRRMSNTAQAMPVAEERHLMFVYGTLKEGQPNHPHLVSAETGGIERVGKGHTREKYPLVIAGKYNIPYLLYKPGDGHQIHGEIYKVDTQKRDVLDDFESHPTYYERMEDDIVVTDGGETGEEKTLKCWVYFMKNYKPEMLQLTRYENYDSFGPHGLTYVESEETEDLSDV from the exons GTAATAAACAAACAGCACAAGAACTGAGACAGATAATTTTACACAGAAGAATGTCAAACACAGCCCAAG CGATGCCAGTCGCCGAGGAACGGCACCTGATGTTTGTGTACGGAACGCTGAAGGAGGGCCagcccaaccacccccacctggTCAGCGCAGAGACGGGTGGCATTGAGCGGGTGGGCAAGGGTCACACCCGGGAGAAGTACCCCTTGGTCATCGCCGGCAAGTACAACATCCCCTACCTGCTGTACAAGCCTGGTGACGGCCAT CAAATCCATGGAGAGATCTACAAGGTGGATACCCAGAAACGGGACGTCCTGGACGACTTTGAGAGCCACCCGACGTACTATGAGCGAATGGAGGACGACATCGTGGTGACTGACGGGggtgagacaggagaggagaagaCCCTGAAGTGCTGGGTCTACTTCATGAAGAACTACAAGCCAGAGATGCTGCAGCTAACACGCTACGAGAACTACGACAGTTTTGGACCGCACGGCCTCACCTACGTGGAAAG TGAAGAAACCGAGGACCTCTCTGATGTTTGA
- the LOC143290528 gene encoding gamma-glutamylaminecyclotransferase-like isoform X1, translating to MLIRAPAFSSPFWTIMCNKQTAQELRQIILHRRMSNTAQAMPVAEERHLMFVYGTLKEGQPNHPHLVSAETGGIERVGKGHTREKYPLVIAGKYNIPYLLYKPGDGHQIHGEIYKVDTQKRDVLDDFESHPTYYERMEDDIVVTDGGETGEEKTLKCWVYFMKNYKPEMLQLTRYENYDSFGPHGLTYVESATTNYKTVASEPLM from the exons GTAATAAACAAACAGCACAAGAACTGAGACAGATAATTTTACACAGAAGAATGTCAAACACAGCCCAAG CGATGCCAGTCGCCGAGGAACGGCACCTGATGTTTGTGTACGGAACGCTGAAGGAGGGCCagcccaaccacccccacctggTCAGCGCAGAGACGGGTGGCATTGAGCGGGTGGGCAAGGGTCACACCCGGGAGAAGTACCCCTTGGTCATCGCCGGCAAGTACAACATCCCCTACCTGCTGTACAAGCCTGGTGACGGCCAT CAAATCCATGGAGAGATCTACAAGGTGGATACCCAGAAACGGGACGTCCTGGACGACTTTGAGAGCCACCCGACGTACTATGAGCGAATGGAGGACGACATCGTGGTGACTGACGGGggtgagacaggagaggagaagaCCCTGAAGTGCTGGGTCTACTTCATGAAGAACTACAAGCCAGAGATGCTGCAGCTAACACGCTACGAGAACTACGACAGTTTTGGACCGCACGGCCTCACCTACGTGGAAAG TGCCACAACCAATTATAAAACTGTTGCTTCTGAACCACTTATG TGA
- the LOC143290528 gene encoding gamma-glutamylaminecyclotransferase-like isoform X5, protein MSNTAQAMPVAEERHLMFVYGTLKEGQPNHPHLVSAETGGIERVGKGHTREKYPLVIAGKYNIPYLLYKPGDGHQIHGEIYKVDTQKRDVLDDFESHPTYYERMEDDIVVTDGGETGEEKTLKCWVYFMKNYKPEMLQLTRYENYDSFGPHGLTYVESATTNYKTVASEPLM, encoded by the exons ATGTCAAACACAGCCCAAG CGATGCCAGTCGCCGAGGAACGGCACCTGATGTTTGTGTACGGAACGCTGAAGGAGGGCCagcccaaccacccccacctggTCAGCGCAGAGACGGGTGGCATTGAGCGGGTGGGCAAGGGTCACACCCGGGAGAAGTACCCCTTGGTCATCGCCGGCAAGTACAACATCCCCTACCTGCTGTACAAGCCTGGTGACGGCCAT CAAATCCATGGAGAGATCTACAAGGTGGATACCCAGAAACGGGACGTCCTGGACGACTTTGAGAGCCACCCGACGTACTATGAGCGAATGGAGGACGACATCGTGGTGACTGACGGGggtgagacaggagaggagaagaCCCTGAAGTGCTGGGTCTACTTCATGAAGAACTACAAGCCAGAGATGCTGCAGCTAACACGCTACGAGAACTACGACAGTTTTGGACCGCACGGCCTCACCTACGTGGAAAG TGCCACAACCAATTATAAAACTGTTGCTTCTGAACCACTTATG TGA
- the LOC143290528 gene encoding gamma-glutamylaminecyclotransferase-like isoform X3 produces the protein MLIRAPAFSSPFWTIMCNKQTAQELRQIILHRRMSNTAQAMPVAEERHLMFVYGTLKEGQPNHPHLVSAETGGIERVGKGHTREKYPLVIAGKYNIPYLLYKPGDGHQIHGEIYKVDTQKRDVLDDFESHPTYYERMEDDIVVTDGGETGEEKTLKCWVYFMKNYKPEMLQLTRYENYDSFGPHGLTYVERHNQHE, from the exons GTAATAAACAAACAGCACAAGAACTGAGACAGATAATTTTACACAGAAGAATGTCAAACACAGCCCAAG CGATGCCAGTCGCCGAGGAACGGCACCTGATGTTTGTGTACGGAACGCTGAAGGAGGGCCagcccaaccacccccacctggTCAGCGCAGAGACGGGTGGCATTGAGCGGGTGGGCAAGGGTCACACCCGGGAGAAGTACCCCTTGGTCATCGCCGGCAAGTACAACATCCCCTACCTGCTGTACAAGCCTGGTGACGGCCAT CAAATCCATGGAGAGATCTACAAGGTGGATACCCAGAAACGGGACGTCCTGGACGACTTTGAGAGCCACCCGACGTACTATGAGCGAATGGAGGACGACATCGTGGTGACTGACGGGggtgagacaggagaggagaagaCCCTGAAGTGCTGGGTCTACTTCATGAAGAACTACAAGCCAGAGATGCTGCAGCTAACACGCTACGAGAACTACGACAGTTTTGGACCGCACGGCCTCACCTACGTGGAAAG GCACAATCAGCATGAGTGA
- the LOC143290528 gene encoding gamma-glutamylaminecyclotransferase-like isoform X4, producing MLIRAPAFSSPFWTIMCNKQTAQELRQIILHRRMSNTAQAMPVAEERHLMFVYGTLKEGQPNHPHLVSAETGGIERVGKGHTREKYPLVIAGKYNIPYLLYKPGDGHQIHGEIYKVDTQKRDVLDDFESHPTYYERMEDDIVVTDGGETGEEKTLKCWVYFMKNYKPEMLQLTRYENYDSFGPHGLTYVERPD from the exons GTAATAAACAAACAGCACAAGAACTGAGACAGATAATTTTACACAGAAGAATGTCAAACACAGCCCAAG CGATGCCAGTCGCCGAGGAACGGCACCTGATGTTTGTGTACGGAACGCTGAAGGAGGGCCagcccaaccacccccacctggTCAGCGCAGAGACGGGTGGCATTGAGCGGGTGGGCAAGGGTCACACCCGGGAGAAGTACCCCTTGGTCATCGCCGGCAAGTACAACATCCCCTACCTGCTGTACAAGCCTGGTGACGGCCAT CAAATCCATGGAGAGATCTACAAGGTGGATACCCAGAAACGGGACGTCCTGGACGACTTTGAGAGCCACCCGACGTACTATGAGCGAATGGAGGACGACATCGTGGTGACTGACGGGggtgagacaggagaggagaagaCCCTGAAGTGCTGGGTCTACTTCATGAAGAACTACAAGCCAGAGATGCTGCAGCTAACACGCTACGAGAACTACGACAGTTTTGGACCGCACGGCCTCACCTACGTGGAAAG gcctgactaa